A region from the Penaeus monodon isolate SGIC_2016 chromosome 17, NSTDA_Pmon_1, whole genome shotgun sequence genome encodes:
- the LOC119583502 gene encoding neuropilin-1-like isoform X1, with translation MLSRVLLVVALAAGANAAAAAVEESNRDGKIFPVINIITFDNAPCTAQSGEMGTCYSQKECEGLAGTASGTCANGFGICCVLTATCDGTISVNGTYFTSPGYPSTYSTPGTCMVEILPPAGTCQILLEFESFNLMGPVNGDCNNDTFVVMGANAGSNIPVICGANTGQHMYIDVDHSPGPYKLMVTSSSLAYARNWKIKVTFLDEHDPCKAPPRCLQYFKETSGAITSFNFGPEPMMLTNQQYCICFGYNPGFCDIGMNFNRLDLGNINGNCGNDYLGIGSEKLCGDFGTLTAQANATGPISLCVYSDDNNDREEEGFNANYLMLAC, from the exons ATGTTGTCACGGGTATTGTTAGTGGTGGCGCTGGCGGCGGGGGCGAACGCTGCTGCCGCGGCTGTCGAGGAGAGCAACAGAGATGGCAAAA TATTTCCCGTGATTAACATCATCACCTTCGACAATGCGCCCTGTACGGCCCAGTCCGGAGAGATGGGAACTTGCTACAGCCAGAAGGAGTGCGAAGGACTTGCCGGGACCGCGTCAGGCACGTGCGCCAACGGCTTCGGCATCtgctgcgtgt TAACTGCGACTTGTGATGGTACCATATCGGTGAATGGTACCTACTTCACCAGCCCTGGTTACCCATCTACTTACTCCACACCGGGCACATGTATGGTGGAGATCTTGCCTCCTGCAGGT ACGTGCCAGATCTTGCTGGAGTTCGAAAGCTTCAATCTTATGGGCCCAGTTAACGGTGACTGTAACAACGATACCTTTGTTGTTATGGGAGCCAACGCTGGCAGTAACATTCCAGTCATCTGCGGCGCCAATACTGGACAGCACA TGTACATTGACGTTGACCATTCACCTGGTCCCTACAAGTTAATGGTCACGTCCTCCTCACTGGCTTATGCTAGAAACTGGAAAATCAAGGTGACTTTCTTGGACGAGCATGACCCATGCAAGGCTCCTCCTCGCTGCTTGCAGTACTTTAAGGAGACATCAGGCGCCATCACCTCATTCAACTTCGGTCCTGAGCCAATGATGCTCACAAATCAG CAATATTGCATTTGCTTCGGATACAATCCCGGCTTTTGCGACATCGGCATGAACTTCAACAGGTTGGATCTCGGCAACATTAACGGCAATTGCGGTAATGATTACCTGGGAATCGGCTCTGAGAAGTTGTGTGGAGACTTCGGTACTTTAACCGCTCAAG CCAACGCCACCGGCCCCATCTCCTTGTGCGTGTACTCAGACGACAACAACGACCGCGAGGAAGAAGGCTTCAATGCGAACTATCTTATGTTGGCGTGCTAA
- the LOC119583502 gene encoding uncharacterized protein LOC119583502 isoform X2: MLSRVLLVVALAAGANAAAAAVEESNRDGKIFPVINIITFDNAPCTAQSGEMGTCYSQKECEGLAGTASGTCANGFGICCVFHRTCGESIDSGHVGYFVSGATSYTPGMCMVTLHPPPGTCQILLEFESFNLMGPVNGDCNNDTFVVMGANAGSNIPVICGANTGQHMYIDVDHSPGPYKLMVTSSSLAYARNWKIKVTFLDEHDPCKAPPRCLQYFKETSGAITSFNFGPEPMMLTNQQYCICFGYNPGFCDIGMNFNRLDLGNINGNCGNDYLGIGSEKLCGDFGTLTAQANATGPISLCVYSDDNNDREEEGFNANYLMLAC; encoded by the exons ATGTTGTCACGGGTATTGTTAGTGGTGGCGCTGGCGGCGGGGGCGAACGCTGCTGCCGCGGCTGTCGAGGAGAGCAACAGAGATGGCAAAA TATTTCCCGTGATTAACATCATCACCTTCGACAATGCGCCCTGTACGGCCCAGTCCGGAGAGATGGGAACTTGCTACAGCCAGAAGGAGTGCGAAGGACTTGCCGGGACCGCGTCAGGCACGTGCGCCAACGGCTTCGGCATCtgctgcgtgt TTCACCGAACGTGCGGAGAGAGCATAGACAGTGGACATGTTGGTTACTTCGTGAGCGGCGCAACCTCCTACACACCGGGCATGTGCATGGTAACGCTCCACCCACCTCCGGGG ACGTGCCAGATCTTGCTGGAGTTCGAAAGCTTCAATCTTATGGGCCCAGTTAACGGTGACTGTAACAACGATACCTTTGTTGTTATGGGAGCCAACGCTGGCAGTAACATTCCAGTCATCTGCGGCGCCAATACTGGACAGCACA TGTACATTGACGTTGACCATTCACCTGGTCCCTACAAGTTAATGGTCACGTCCTCCTCACTGGCTTATGCTAGAAACTGGAAAATCAAGGTGACTTTCTTGGACGAGCATGACCCATGCAAGGCTCCTCCTCGCTGCTTGCAGTACTTTAAGGAGACATCAGGCGCCATCACCTCATTCAACTTCGGTCCTGAGCCAATGATGCTCACAAATCAG CAATATTGCATTTGCTTCGGATACAATCCCGGCTTTTGCGACATCGGCATGAACTTCAACAGGTTGGATCTCGGCAACATTAACGGCAATTGCGGTAATGATTACCTGGGAATCGGCTCTGAGAAGTTGTGTGGAGACTTCGGTACTTTAACCGCTCAAG CCAACGCCACCGGCCCCATCTCCTTGTGCGTGTACTCAGACGACAACAACGACCGCGAGGAAGAAGGCTTCAATGCGAACTATCTTATGTTGGCGTGCTAA